The following are from one region of the Arcobacter defluvii genome:
- a CDS encoding FAD binding domain-containing protein — MRDYLLLYINGKKHIIKANEAKKNLSSYLRENLNMKGTKIVCSEGDCGACTVLVKRFNDENFISVNSCILPLYLLDCCQIITIEGIENDNLHQVQTLLSTYHGTQCGFCTPGFVNSMVYMCDDLILKKQLITEQKIKNYTTGNLCRCTGYKGIIQAGMNLDLSKIKTIKQRYETQEIKEAFNEALENEVVLSNGETELILPKDITKAIELKKSGFNVISGGTDISVFVNKGYNKNKKFVSLNNISELYIINDDEKFLEIGSKVTLTSFEKACKKDFPTFTQALRIFASPQIKNIGTVIGNVANGSPIGDTMPLLYVSDAILELSGGNSRREVLIYDYYLGYKKFDLKDDEIITKIKVPKTSNEFKFYKVSARKDLDISAVSLAISYKIEDEIIKDISIAFGGVAATTYKAKQIEEFLINKEFSLENIKESKKIVSQIFTPFSDHRGSSTYRIKLCENLLLKFYNEVSSKVEVA; from the coding sequence ATGAGAGATTATCTACTTTTATATATAAATGGGAAAAAACACATTATTAAAGCAAATGAAGCTAAAAAAAATTTATCTTCATATTTAAGAGAAAACTTAAATATGAAAGGTACGAAAATAGTATGTAGTGAAGGTGATTGTGGTGCTTGTACAGTTTTAGTAAAAAGATTCAATGATGAAAATTTTATTTCTGTAAATTCTTGTATCTTACCTTTATATTTGCTTGATTGTTGTCAGATTATTACTATTGAAGGAATAGAAAATGATAATTTACATCAAGTTCAAACTTTACTTTCTACTTATCATGGAACTCAATGTGGATTTTGTACTCCTGGTTTTGTAAATTCTATGGTTTACATGTGTGATGATTTAATCTTGAAAAAACAGTTAATAACTGAGCAAAAAATCAAAAATTATACTACTGGAAATCTTTGTAGATGTACAGGATATAAAGGTATTATTCAAGCTGGTATGAATTTAGATTTATCAAAAATAAAAACAATAAAACAAAGATATGAAACACAAGAGATAAAAGAGGCTTTTAATGAAGCTTTAGAAAATGAAGTTGTCCTATCAAATGGGGAAACTGAACTTATCTTACCTAAAGATATAACAAAAGCAATTGAGTTAAAAAAATCTGGATTTAATGTTATTTCAGGTGGGACTGATATAAGTGTTTTTGTAAATAAAGGTTATAACAAAAACAAGAAATTTGTATCTTTAAATAATATAAGTGAACTTTATATTATAAATGATGATGAAAAATTTTTAGAAATAGGTTCAAAAGTTACTTTAACATCTTTTGAGAAGGCTTGTAAAAAAGATTTCCCAACATTTACACAAGCTTTAAGGATATTTGCATCTCCTCAAATAAAAAATATAGGTACAGTTATAGGAAATGTAGCAAATGGTTCTCCTATAGGTGATACTATGCCTTTATTATATGTGAGTGATGCTATTTTAGAACTATCTGGAGGTAATTCAAGAAGAGAAGTTTTGATTTATGATTATTATTTAGGATATAAAAAATTTGATTTAAAAGATGATGAAATTATCACAAAAATAAAAGTGCCAAAAACTTCTAACGAGTTTAAATTTTATAAAGTTAGTGCCAGAAAAGATTTAGATATTTCGGCTGTTTCACTAGCAATATCATATAAAATTGAAGATGAAATCATAAAAGATATTTCAATTGCTTTTGGTGGAGTTGCTGCAACTACATACAAAGCAAAGCAGATTGAAGAGTTTTTAATAAATAAAGAATTTAGTTTAGAAAATATCAAGGAATCTAAAAAAATAGTATCACAGATTTTTACTCCTTTTAGTGATCATAGAGGAAGTAGCACTTATAGAATAAAACTTTGTGAAAACTTGTTATTAAAATTTTACAATGAAGTATCATCAAAAGTGGAGGTAGCATAA
- a CDS encoding xanthine dehydrogenase molybdopterin binding subunit, with protein sequence MSFHGMNIPHDSAFTHVTGKSVFIDDRESLSSEVFVGFITSKYAKGIVKNIDFSKALECEGVYAGFTSEDFYDNSWGTIVHDQPLLAKNIEHFDEPIAILACKSKEIFEEIKALVEVEVIEDKSILDLDDSIKNKEFLYTAKAFVKGDTKTSFENSKYILEGDFYSGGQEHFYLESQACVVYPLEDGAVEVHSSSQHSSEVQHVVAHSLGLPMHKVSSIVKRMGGGFGGKESQPALFATCASLVALKLNRPARVVLTKDEDMKITGKRHPTKTYYKVAFDETGKIEALEADIYSDAGAYTDVSPSILERSMFHIDGAYNLENALIKGYVCKTNYPSNTAFRGFGGPQGTFVIENIIEDIANFLNIDALEIRKLNYYKGEECTTPFGQQVINNKLPELFEKIELSSEYKKRREEINKFNAQNNGYVKGLSLSAVKFGISFTARHLNQGNALVNIHLDGTIEASTGATEMGQGVNTKILQVIAEAFSISPSKVKIMATSTQRNANTSATAASSGSDLNSAAALKACEAIKERLKNLAWQVFYTQKSNDDFLSQIDEDVTSIEFKDGFVIDEKNSKSISLLELLDIAYKNRISICEYAHYKTENLTFNKEKGFGKAFNYFTNGVAVSEVIIDEFTGEKKVLRSDIIMDLGRMINPGIDEGQVAGGFVQSLGWVSMEKLVYSNKGELLTYSPTTYKIPSIHDMPEVFNIDFIENDTTTTNVRRSKAVGEPPFLLGISVFTAIKDALKYRAKNNELVKMNSPATNENILMTLENLKA encoded by the coding sequence ATGTCTTTTCATGGAATGAATATACCACATGATTCAGCTTTTACTCATGTCACAGGTAAAAGTGTATTTATAGATGATAGAGAGTCTTTAAGTAGTGAGGTTTTTGTAGGATTTATCACTTCAAAATATGCAAAAGGGATCGTAAAAAATATAGATTTTAGTAAAGCATTAGAGTGTGAAGGTGTTTATGCTGGATTTACTAGTGAAGATTTTTATGATAATTCTTGGGGAACAATTGTTCATGACCAACCACTTTTAGCAAAAAATATAGAACATTTTGATGAACCTATTGCAATTTTAGCTTGTAAATCAAAAGAGATTTTTGAAGAGATTAAAGCTTTGGTTGAAGTTGAAGTTATTGAAGATAAATCTATATTAGATTTAGATGATTCAATAAAAAATAAAGAGTTTTTATATACTGCAAAGGCTTTTGTAAAAGGGGATACTAAAACTTCTTTTGAAAACTCAAAATATATTTTAGAGGGTGATTTTTACAGTGGTGGACAAGAACATTTTTATTTAGAATCACAAGCTTGTGTTGTATATCCACTTGAAGATGGTGCTGTGGAAGTTCATAGTTCATCTCAACACTCAAGTGAAGTTCAGCACGTAGTTGCTCATTCTTTAGGACTTCCTATGCATAAAGTATCTTCTATCGTAAAAAGAATGGGAGGAGGTTTTGGTGGAAAAGAGTCTCAACCTGCACTTTTTGCTACTTGTGCTTCTTTGGTAGCTTTAAAGTTAAATAGACCTGCAAGAGTAGTTTTAACAAAAGATGAAGATATGAAAATTACAGGGAAAAGGCATCCTACTAAAACTTATTATAAAGTTGCTTTTGATGAAACTGGAAAAATAGAAGCTTTAGAAGCAGATATTTATAGTGATGCAGGAGCTTATACAGATGTTAGTCCTTCTATTTTAGAGCGTTCTATGTTTCATATAGATGGAGCTTATAATCTAGAAAATGCACTTATAAAAGGGTATGTTTGTAAAACAAATTATCCTTCAAATACTGCTTTTAGAGGTTTTGGAGGACCACAAGGAACTTTTGTAATAGAAAATATTATAGAAGATATTGCAAATTTTTTAAATATTGATGCTTTAGAAATAAGAAAGTTAAATTACTACAAAGGAGAAGAGTGTACAACTCCTTTTGGACAGCAAGTAATAAATAACAAACTTCCTGAACTTTTTGAAAAAATTGAGCTAAGTAGTGAATATAAAAAAAGAAGAGAAGAGATAAATAAATTTAATGCCCAAAATAATGGTTATGTAAAAGGCTTATCTTTAAGTGCTGTTAAATTTGGTATTTCATTTACTGCAAGACATCTAAATCAAGGAAATGCTTTAGTAAATATTCATCTTGATGGAACTATTGAAGCTTCAACAGGTGCAACTGAGATGGGTCAAGGAGTAAATACAAAAATACTTCAAGTTATAGCAGAAGCTTTTAGTATCTCTCCATCAAAAGTAAAAATTATGGCAACTTCAACTCAAAGAAATGCAAATACTTCTGCTACAGCTGCTTCAAGTGGAAGTGATTTAAATAGTGCAGCAGCCTTAAAAGCTTGTGAAGCAATAAAAGAGAGATTAAAAAATCTTGCTTGGCAAGTTTTTTATACTCAAAAATCAAATGATGATTTTTTAAGTCAAATTGATGAAGATGTAACAAGTATAGAATTTAAAGATGGATTTGTAATTGATGAAAAAAATTCAAAATCAATCTCTTTATTAGAGTTACTTGATATTGCTTATAAAAATAGAATTTCTATTTGTGAATATGCACACTATAAGACAGAAAATCTAACTTTTAATAAAGAAAAAGGGTTTGGAAAAGCCTTTAATTATTTTACAAATGGTGTAGCAGTTAGTGAAGTAATTATAGATGAGTTTACAGGTGAAAAAAAGGTGTTAAGAAGTGATATTATCATGGATTTAGGAAGAATGATAAATCCAGGAATTGATGAGGGACAAGTTGCAGGTGGTTTTGTTCAAAGTTTAGGTTGGGTTAGTATGGAAAAACTTGTTTATTCAAACAAAGGTGAACTTCTAACATATTCACCAACAACATATAAAATACCATCTATCCATGATATGCCAGAAGTTTTCAATATAGATTTTATTGAAAATGATACAACAACTACAAATGTTAGACGTTCTAAAGCAGTTGGAGAACCTCCATTTTTATTAGGAATATCTGTTTTCACTGCAATAAAAGATGCTTTAAAATATAGAGCAAAAAATAATGAACTTGTAAAAATGAATTCACCAGCAACAAATGAAAATATTTTAATGACTTTAGAAAATTTAAAGGCTTAG
- the xdhC gene encoding xanthine dehydrogenase accessory protein XdhC, with protein sequence MNFLFDEFLSASQRLMESRKSFVIVTLVDKKNSVPQDIGSKMIVCEGVIYFGTIGGGALEKSCIEEAINILNDDSTKSLLKQINLNRDLGMTCGGSATVFFEKIAINNSWKIAVFGAGHVSQALCRILVNLDCNITCIDTRKEWLDKLPNTNKLNKIFVENYTDYIKELSYDSFIVITTSGHKFDYPILKEVLQIGTFPYIGVIGSKIKRARFDFDLKKENIKENFFCPIGENFGTNNPNEIAISITAQLLKCRDTYDYNIYR encoded by the coding sequence ATGAATTTTTTATTTGATGAGTTTTTAAGTGCTAGTCAAAGATTAATGGAGAGTAGAAAATCATTTGTAATTGTAACACTTGTTGATAAAAAAAACTCCGTTCCTCAAGATATTGGTTCTAAGATGATAGTTTGTGAAGGAGTTATCTACTTTGGAACTATTGGTGGTGGAGCTTTAGAAAAAAGTTGTATAGAAGAAGCTATAAATATTTTAAATGATGATTCAACAAAAAGCTTATTAAAACAGATAAATTTAAATAGAGATTTAGGTATGACTTGTGGTGGAAGTGCAACTGTTTTTTTTGAGAAAATTGCTATAAATAATTCATGGAAAATAGCAGTATTTGGAGCAGGTCATGTATCACAAGCTTTATGTAGAATTTTAGTAAATTTAGACTGTAATATCACTTGTATAGATACTAGAAAAGAGTGGTTAGATAAACTTCCAAATACTAATAAGTTAAATAAGATATTTGTTGAAAATTATACAGATTATATAAAAGAATTATCTTATGATTCTTTTATTGTTATTACAACTTCTGGACATAAATTTGATTATCCAATTTTAAAAGAAGTTTTACAAATAGGGACTTTTCCTTATATTGGTGTAATTGGTTCAAAAATTAAAAGAGCTAGATTTGATTTTGATTTAAAAAAAGAGAACATTAAAGAGAACTTTTTCTGTCCTATAGGAGAAAATTTTGGAACAAATAATCCAAATGAAATAGCTATTAGTATTACTGCACAATTATTAAAATGTAGAGATACTTATGATTATAATATATACAGATGA
- a CDS encoding urease subunit beta, producing MFLTNREQEKLLIYTASKLAMERKERGLKLNYPEAVAIISSYIIEGARDGKSVAQLMVDATKVLKEDDVLEGIASMMYMVQVEATFEDGTKLVTVHNPISYDKNKLIPGEYLVDEGEIELNSSKEIITIEIENKGDRPVQVGSHYHFFEVNKELSFERIKAYGKRLDIPAGTSVRFEPGSKKSVNLIDFSGKRYVSGFNGLVEGFLDDENVKAKAMQNLSKFLGE from the coding sequence ATGTTCCTTACAAATCGTGAGCAAGAGAAATTATTGATTTATACAGCTTCAAAGCTTGCAATGGAAAGAAAAGAAAGAGGTTTAAAACTAAACTATCCAGAAGCAGTAGCAATAATTAGTTCATATATTATTGAGGGTGCAAGAGATGGAAAAAGTGTTGCACAACTTATGGTTGATGCTACAAAAGTTTTAAAAGAGGATGATGTACTTGAAGGTATTGCATCTATGATGTACATGGTTCAAGTTGAAGCAACTTTTGAAGATGGAACAAAATTAGTTACAGTTCATAACCCAATTTCTTATGATAAAAACAAATTAATCCCTGGAGAATATCTTGTAGATGAAGGTGAAATAGAACTAAACTCTTCAAAAGAAATTATTACAATAGAGATAGAAAACAAAGGTGACAGACCAGTTCAAGTGGGTTCTCACTATCACTTCTTTGAAGTAAATAAAGAGCTTAGTTTTGAAAGAATTAAAGCTTATGGGAAAAGACTTGATATTCCAGCAGGAACATCTGTAAGATTTGAACCAGGAAGTAAAAAAAGTGTAAACTTAATTGATTTTAGTGGTAAAAGATATGTTAGTGGATTTAATGGTTTAGTTGAAGGCTTTTTAGATGATGAGAATGTAAAAGCAAAAGCTATGCAAAATCTTTCAAAGTTTTTAGGAGAGTAA
- the ureC gene encoding urease subunit alpha translates to MKISKEKYASMYGPTVGDRFRLADTSLIAKIEKDYTTYGEESKFGGGKTVRDGMAQSPTAVVVADLIITNAIIIDYTGIYKADIGIKDGKISAIGKSGNPNLCDGITEGLEIGANTEILSAEGKIITAGGIDTHIHFISPGQIDEALSSGVTTMIGGGTGPNTGTNATTCTPGEWNISKMIQSVDDLPLNFGFMGKGNSSSYEALKVQIEAGAMGLKLHEDWGSTPNAIDTCLSVADDFDVQVAIHTDTLNESGFVEATVGAFKNRTIHTFHSEGAGGGHAPDIMKVAGLANVLPSSTNPTLPYTKNTIEEHLDMLMVCHHLSPKIPEDVSFAESRIRGKTIAAEDVLHDLGAISITSSDSQAMGRVGEVIIRTWQVADSMKQQRGTLEGDDEKSDNNRIKRYIAKYTINPAIASGIDEYVGSVEVGKMADLVLWNRAFFGVKPEIIIKGGFIALAMMGDSNASIPTPEPNMYRPMFGSLGRASSATSAIFTSKVASSNLKDKLGISKEVLPVKNVRNIGKADMKLNDFIGDIEIDSETYDVKINGELIESNYVEKVPMARRYFMF, encoded by the coding sequence ATGAAGATTAGTAAAGAAAAATATGCTTCTATGTATGGACCAACTGTTGGTGATAGATTCAGACTAGCTGATACTTCATTAATAGCTAAAATAGAAAAAGATTACACAACTTATGGTGAAGAAAGTAAGTTTGGTGGTGGAAAAACAGTACGTGATGGTATGGCTCAAAGTCCAACTGCTGTTGTTGTTGCTGATTTGATTATTACAAATGCAATTATTATTGATTATACAGGGATTTATAAAGCAGATATTGGAATCAAAGATGGGAAAATAAGTGCTATTGGAAAATCAGGAAATCCAAATCTTTGTGATGGAATAACAGAGGGTTTAGAAATTGGAGCAAATACTGAAATTCTTTCAGCTGAGGGAAAAATTATAACTGCTGGTGGAATAGATACTCATATTCACTTTATAAGTCCAGGTCAAATTGATGAAGCACTTAGTTCAGGAGTGACTACAATGATTGGAGGAGGAACTGGTCCAAATACTGGAACAAATGCCACAACTTGTACCCCTGGAGAGTGGAATATAAGTAAGATGATACAAAGTGTTGATGATTTACCTTTAAATTTTGGATTTATGGGAAAAGGAAATAGTTCAAGTTATGAAGCTTTAAAAGTGCAAATAGAAGCAGGAGCAATGGGATTAAAACTTCATGAAGATTGGGGAAGTACGCCAAATGCTATTGATACTTGTTTAAGTGTTGCAGATGATTTTGATGTACAAGTTGCAATTCATACAGATACTTTAAATGAATCAGGATTTGTTGAAGCAACAGTTGGAGCATTTAAAAATAGAACAATTCATACTTTTCATAGTGAAGGCGCAGGCGGAGGTCATGCACCTGATATTATGAAAGTGGCTGGGCTTGCAAATGTACTTCCATCAAGTACAAATCCAACTTTACCATATACAAAAAATACTATTGAAGAGCATCTTGATATGCTTATGGTTTGTCATCATTTGAGTCCAAAAATTCCTGAAGATGTTAGTTTTGCAGAATCAAGAATTAGAGGAAAAACAATAGCTGCTGAAGATGTGTTACATGATTTAGGAGCTATTTCAATCACAAGTAGCGATTCTCAAGCTATGGGAAGAGTGGGAGAAGTAATCATACGAACTTGGCAAGTTGCAGACTCTATGAAACAACAAAGAGGAACACTTGAAGGTGATGATGAAAAATCTGATAACAATAGAATCAAAAGATATATCGCAAAATATACTATAAATCCTGCAATTGCTTCTGGAATAGATGAATATGTTGGAAGTGTTGAAGTTGGAAAAATGGCTGATTTAGTTTTATGGAATAGGGCATTTTTTGGAGTAAAACCTGAAATTATCATAAAAGGTGGATTTATTGCACTTGCTATGATGGGTGATAGTAACGCTTCAATTCCAACACCAGAACCAAATATGTATAGACCTATGTTTGGAAGTCTTGGACGTGCTAGTAGTGCTACAAGTGCAATATTTACTTCAAAAGTAGCTAGTTCAAATCTAAAAGATAAATTAGGAATTTCAAAAGAAGTATTACCAGTAAAAAATGTAAGAAATATTGGAAAAGCAGATATGAAACTAAATGATTTTATAGGTGATATTGAAATAGATAGTGAAACATATGATGTAAAAATCAATGGAGAACTAATAGAATCAAATTATGTTGAAAAAGTGCCAATGGCAAGACGATATTTTATGTTTTAG
- a CDS encoding urease accessory protein UreE, giving the protein MILTFSVIKKVIEIKKDIPFSDEVELSWFDMQKPNLTAVTKKGVNLVVKAKFTHLHENDILVCEDGMGIKVSRSVDEIFVLEFSDALTFAKIAYEIGNRHQPVMIDEFKIIVLDDISLSDIIKDCYVNEKIKCEKTKGYFKPNGKAHHSH; this is encoded by the coding sequence GTGATTTTGACATTTAGTGTAATAAAAAAAGTAATAGAAATAAAAAAAGATATACCATTTAGTGATGAGGTTGAGTTATCTTGGTTTGATATGCAAAAGCCAAATTTAACAGCTGTTACTAAAAAAGGAGTAAATTTGGTAGTAAAAGCTAAATTTACACATCTACATGAAAATGATATTTTAGTTTGCGAAGATGGAATGGGGATAAAAGTTAGTCGAAGTGTTGATGAGATTTTTGTTTTAGAGTTTAGTGATGCTTTAACTTTTGCAAAAATAGCTTATGAAATAGGAAACAGACATCAGCCAGTTATGATTGATGAGTTTAAAATCATAGTTTTAGATGATATCTCTTTAAGTGATATTATCAAAGATTGTTATGTAAATGAAAAAATAAAGTGTGAAAAAACAAAAGGTTATTTCAAACCAAATGGAAAAGCGCACCATAGCCATTAA
- a CDS encoding urease accessory protein UreF — MQKTNLKSLSRFMQILDGSFPSGVFVHSFGLEPHILKEKVKDINSLKIYLENLIIDQYSKIEFVYVKKVYEALEKEKLTILNKLDNELGAYLTFEFAKASRDIGQNYFVQIKNLATKNIVKEYFSFIGNKSCVGNEIIVLSAMAFDMDICLEDFIVMWTKKNLINIAVTTLKISRIKPSEIQKMLFEIDEILEKFDYKNIENKITNFNPLFEEIIFSHKNLEPKMFTT, encoded by the coding sequence ATGCAAAAAACAAATCTAAAAAGTCTTAGTAGATTTATGCAAATACTTGATGGAAGTTTTCCCTCAGGTGTATTTGTACACTCTTTTGGACTTGAACCTCATATTTTAAAAGAAAAAGTAAAAGATATAAATAGTTTAAAAATCTATTTAGAAAATCTAATCATTGACCAATATTCTAAAATAGAGTTTGTTTATGTTAAAAAAGTTTATGAAGCTTTAGAAAAAGAGAAATTAACTATTTTAAATAAATTAGATAATGAACTTGGAGCTTATTTAACTTTTGAGTTTGCAAAGGCTTCACGTGATATTGGACAAAATTATTTCGTACAGATAAAAAATTTAGCAACAAAGAATATAGTAAAAGAGTATTTTTCATTTATTGGAAATAAATCTTGTGTTGGAAATGAGATAATTGTATTAAGTGCTATGGCTTTTGATATGGATATTTGTTTGGAAGATTTTATAGTAATGTGGACTAAAAAAAATCTTATAAACATTGCAGTTACAACTCTAAAGATTTCAAGAATAAAACCAAGTGAAATACAAAAGATGCTTTTTGAAATAGATGAGATTTTAGAAAAATTTGATTATAAAAATATAGAAAATAAAATCACAAATTTTAATCCACTTTTTGAAGAGATTATATTTAGTCATAAAAATTTAGAACCAAAAATGTTCACAACATAA
- the ureG gene encoding urease accessory protein UreG: MALKIGIAGPVGSGKTSLIETLTNLLKDKYSLGIVTNDIYTTEDANYLKKTLDLDSDRIIGVETGGCPHTAIRDDISMNQKAVVELEEKYNPDIVFVESGGDNLSATFSYELIDYYVYVIDVAQGADIPRKKGAGLLFSDLLIVNKIDLAPYVDIDLVDMQIDVKENRKNKPYVFISKKEPQTLIQVVSWIEALI, from the coding sequence ATGGCATTGAAAATAGGAATAGCAGGACCAGTTGGAAGTGGGAAAACTTCACTTATTGAAACTTTAACAAATTTACTAAAAGATAAATACTCTTTAGGAATTGTGACAAATGATATATATACAACGGAAGATGCAAATTATCTAAAAAAAACTCTTGATTTAGATAGTGATAGAATTATTGGAGTTGAAACAGGTGGTTGTCCTCATACTGCAATAAGAGATGATATTTCGATGAATCAAAAAGCAGTTGTTGAACTTGAAGAAAAATATAATCCTGATATTGTATTTGTTGAAAGTGGAGGGGACAATCTTAGTGCTACTTTTTCTTATGAATTAATTGATTATTATGTTTATGTAATTGATGTTGCACAAGGTGCTGATATTCCAAGAAAAAAAGGGGCAGGATTATTGTTTTCCGACCTTTTAATTGTAAATAAAATAGATTTAGCTCCATACGTTGATATTGATTTAGTTGATATGCAAATCGATGTAAAAGAAAACAGAAAAAATAAACCTTATGTATTTATTTCAAAAAAAGAGCCTCAAACTTTAATCCAAGTTGTTTCTTGGATTGAAGCTTTAATATAA